The Sesamum indicum cultivar Zhongzhi No. 13 linkage group LG6, S_indicum_v1.0, whole genome shotgun sequence genomic interval TGATGCCCCAAGTTGGGTAATGTCCATCCCTTTCCTCATCACACCATACATTCATTCGGACAAAACATTTCCTTAATCCTTTTGTTGCTCAAATTGTTGTGCAGATGAAAGAGTTTAAATCTGCACCGCTCGAACTCAATGGAGAAACTAGAGAGGACCCTGATATCAAATGGGTTTCTGAAGGTTTGATCAATTCTCATCCTCTTCTTTCCTCCTTAATACATAGCATTGTCTTACCAAAACGACACGCTTGCTCATACGATGAACGAAGAATCAGACGACGAGACATTTCATTCGTGTTAGAATTTTGATTGTTGTAGATTCAAGGAGAAGCATCAGATCAACAGATTCTCCGGGAAGTGACCCCCCTGAGGCGCCAAAACCCTCCAGGCGCCACCACTCAGCAGACGGCAGCCCTGGTGGCTCACCAAAGAAGAAAGATCCTTCTACAAAATCAAGGCAACCTAAGAGAAACCAGTCCACTACGACGGAAGGCAGCACTAGGTCCGCTCGCCAGCTACAAGAATCAAGCCAGGGGTCCGATTCACCATCAAGGCCGGATATCCCCAAGAAAACACGTAGAAAGAAGTCCAAGGAGGCGGTCAATGGTGGTGGATCAACTCGATCAAGATCCAAACTCAACTCCAGTGCCAGCGCTTCTAATGGGACATCCGATGCTGGACCCAATAACGAGCAATCAGATCCCAACCCAAGTGTAAATGATAATGAGAAGGAAAGAAGAGTAATTTCTGAAGAGTAGAGATATATGTTGgttttttgtttgctttgttTTGGTTTTACATTTATCCATAATCATTTCTGTTTTTGTCCTAGATAGCTAGAGAGCTCACTCAGTCGAGGAAAATTTTTTAGACAACCatgattatgatgatgatgatgatcccTTGTGTAAACCAACCATGAACTtctgttctttttttcttttttttttttttctcccttttcCCCCCTGAATCTCTGTTCTTATTTGGAACTAATTATAGAATCAGAACACATCTACTAGCTTCATTTCTAATATGATTGCCATGAATGTGGCTTTTGTTTTCTCTGAGGTTCTTGCACAACAGCCTGGAATCCCTTCATATTTACATTTCAGAATTCAGGAACAATTCATGTGAATATTAATGTCAATCAATCCAGACAGAACTGCCCACTAGATTGTCTGAATAAAACAGTTCCAGAAAAGACCAAAACTGATTTTCTATCAACAATTCATCAAGTTTTTTGGGCAATTTTTATACATCTCAAGAAATATGTAACATGTTTCATCTCAACAACTAGCACTCTAACTCGcaagaaaaagacaaacaCAAAGAAGCAAAAGCCCAATAGGGATAATTGCCATTAAAGAAGCAGCATGTAGGGTTGGACAAGAATTCACATCGAAAAGGGCAGTTTGGGGAATATCTGGTTGTCTGCACACTTTCAGCTGTCCCAGTCTACCACTGATCTTGGCAGACCTTAAGGCCTGATCAATGCAAAGGTCTGAATTGCCCTCCAACTTCAGCTTTCCACCTAATTTGGACAGAAAGCCTGCAGAAAATGGGAGTCTCCCACTCAAATTGTTCTTCTCCAAATTCAACTCACTCACAAACTCCAAATCCTCGAACTCCTCAGGAACAACCCCTTCAAGCCTGTTATTATCTAGCCCTAGATAACACAGATTTCTCAAATGTAACCCCATTGATTTGGGAATATCCCCAACAAGTCCCACACCTGAAAGCCCAATTCCCTTAATACCCCCAAGATTTCCCCATATTTCCGGGATCTGCCCTCCGAGATAGTTCCCACTCAAATACAGTTCCCTCAAACTTGGCATCTCAGCCAAGAACAATGGCACCCCAAAATTACCAAAGCTGTTGTAACTCAAATCCAAGAACTCCAAACTCTTCAAACCCTTCAAGATTTCAGGTATTCTCCCTGACAACCCATTATAGCTCAAATCAATCTTTAACACCTCGCTCAAATTTCCAATGGATTCTGGAACTTTTCCCTCCAACCCATTATCACTTAAATCAAGAACCCTCAGTTTCTTCAAATTCTGAAAAGCAGCCATCAAAATCTCACCTTTGAACTTGTTTCTTGAAACTGTGAGCTGCTCAAGATTGACCAACTGACCAAACCCATCTGAAATCCCGCCAGAAACACCACTTCCTGTCAAAACCAACCTCCTTAAACTCCTCAAGTTACTGATTTTTCCATCCAGAGACCCAACCAATCCTGggttttcaacaaaatcacaaTGGCGAGAAATCTGGAAATAGGACTTGTGTTAGAGTGAAGCATTTGTAGAAAAAGAGCTTCCTGAGATGGGAAAGCGGCACAAGCAGGGAAGGGTCGAGGGTAGAGTTGGAATCACAGGGCGGGTTGGGGGAATAGTCTGAAACATATCCAAAGCTGAGCTCCGTAACATGGGGTGTCCCGGGGCCGTCCGACGAGGCGGCGGAGTCAGAGAAGTAGTCGCAGACGACGCCATGAGGGGAGGAGGAGCAGAGATCGTCCGGAAATAAGGAGCGCCATGGTATTCCAGAGTTGACAGACTCAAGAATCCGGTAAACCGATTCTTGCTCCGCCGCATCGAGGGGCGGCTGTGAAACGACAAAACTGGAGATGAAGGCGGTTGTTGTGAGAAGGGAGAGCAAAGCGACAGTGTGAGTGAATCCCGCCATTGGAGTTGGGAGACTGAAAATGGTATGAATGTTTTTTAAGAGAGATCGCGAGTGGCCTTATATGGGGGTCGGGGGGGGAGTAGGGGGTACAAGAGGATGTTTTGTCGAGAAAGGTAGAGATCAAAAGGACAAAGTTGTTTGCAGAGATTTGTTTTGCTGATTCCTTGCAACACTGTGGAATGACAACTTTGTCCTTATTGTTGTCTGTCATCTACGCAGTGGTGATATTTAGCATACAAATATAGTACACCGGTTTTTTAAGGTTAATTGCATGAAAAGGACCTTTactgttgaaatttttttattcaattcaagtttaaaaaataataaatttatatacactTGCTCTATAATATTCCTCTTATGACATTTAATATTCCTATTTTGCTTGAATTCAAGTAcgttatgataaattaaaattgtattttgtatCATactttatgtataaataaatatctataaattaaataacttaagttttatacacataatatatatatatatataaaatatagcaCCAACTCATGATAAAAAACTTggattattattagtattactactactactactattattacTACTAAGCATGTTTGCCCTTCTTAATTTTTAGTccgtaatttataaaaataatacttttgatcATCATCTactattttgtatataatttaataacgtAGATCGCATGTCCAAATTACGTATAGAAAACTGGGTTGCATGGGAATGGGGGAGCGAAATGGATAATGATGGGATCCATCACATCACATCTATTGATCTAAACGCCGAAATATCCAACGGCTCCCATTAATTCGGTGATCCTCTTAAATAACCAGCAGgtaattaattgcattattctCTTTCTTGTCCTTTTTCTTAATCAGCacaaaatgtttaaaaaaggCAGCCCCTACCTGTTATTCCCCATTCTACCCTTCCAAATCAACaacttgaataattaatatctcCTAATCACATGATTACcaacacttattttaatttttctttaatcctattgtgattatgagtttgtttttggagaattttaagttttaattttttcgttCGCTTTGGTTAGCGCATTCTCGAGCCGATTCACTCTCCTTTTATTATGCACTTGGAGACCCATCACGTCTTATAAATCTGTAGTTACAATAGTTGATCGAATAAGaaacaattttataatgtCGAGCAATTAAGCGAAAACgtaaatcttataaaaatattattattactttgaaacttatttatattcaaatattttattgacttagattaattaattatttattacacaattattgatatttaatactaaaaaatttaactatttccCCTATTCGTAATAGAATAGAAAatctaacaattttttttttgataaagtaatgaaaagaaaaacacagaACTGGCACTGGCCCTCCCTAGTGAGCTACAAAAGAGCGCAGCGGCGGAGCCGACAGCGACACTGCAGCCGCCGCCGGCTTCGCCCTTCTGTAAATGAGAAAGCGACGCGTAACTACTTAAAGCATCTACGTCCACGTGTCGTTCTTTCATTGGGTGGACAGGGAAGGAGTACGGAGGATCCATTTGACAGAGCATGCGAATTCCATTTCCGGGTCTTATATTCCCCATATTCCTCACTGTCGCGTGGGACCCATTCTTCTGCTTTTTACCCTTTTGCCCCATTTTAAACCTTTTCACCTTTGCTTCAAGAATTTGTCTTTGCTTCCTTcccttttcttaatttctttcacTGTAATAGAAACTAATGTCAGAGGGGAAATTTTTTCAACTAcgtgaaaatataataaatcataaattgcatttttgggtgactttttttttcttttttataaattacaataaattcttctaaatttatcataaattttgaatatctcttgttatttaaaaaaaatataaaaatctcttaaaattaataaccgtctaacaaataccccatTGTAACAgcccattaaaaaataatatttgttagacaatcGTTAATTACAATAGactatttgcaattttttaaacagcaaatatatatttacaattacGATAAACCACAGAAGAGCCTgttgcaatttaatttattttttctgcactttcgattttatttatttcaaagtaattattggaaatatattattttcgtCCCTAAAGTTCAGTATcgttcttaaaattttaaattcgcTAGCATTGTCTCTCCAAAATTTCTTACTTAAAAAATCTTCCATTTTTCGCtctttctttgaaaaatgaattgcGAAGAGTTGCATTTGGTCACGAGGAAACCGTCTCTCCAGTCACTTAATtttagcaaataaaaatttaaatgatacGTACTTATCAAGTACGCTTCAACTGCTAGTATAAGTTCAATGTACGGGCATGATTCGATTATGTTTAAACGTCTGTTcatgaatttttatgttttttattcgTATACCGTGCATtacatcatcaatatattcaaatttaataattaattcaatacatcaataattcagatcaacaaatattaaattaatacatcagTAATTGAATAAGTTAAAACAAGacgaaaaaataacaaattattatataaatatagacaTACATTTATATTCATACAACTCAAAACTCACAAGGGAGGATTGAATATCATATAAAGTGAATATGGTATAAGTTGGGCCTTGATAATGTTTGCAAGCCCATTTTCATGATCATACTATGAAAACAACTAGCCCATGACTTTGAATTGGGCCGGGCCTAACATGGATTTTTTTCGGGTTGACCCGAACTCGACTAATTGAAGACAAAACGACAatctaatattaaataaaaagattttaattaatacataaaaccACGTAATTACGAActcaaaatgaaataattgataataaaaaaaatattaaaaatcaaggAGACAAAAATAATCATACCTTAACTTATTATGTTCTTCTTTTCTGTTtgttatgaatttgaaatattttttattatttgaaataatagataaacacaaaatttataattaacacaTAAACTATACATTTCATGAACTCacgaaaacaaaatttaataataaaaaaattaaaaagaaaaacaatgaaaaatgtttcaaacatatgaaatttcataaaaattaatattaatatggtaaattatatatttaattgttagattatattttgtataattaagtGCAATAATTGACTCGAATGCATAGAGcacataaataattcaatttaaaaaacagTTACATATTGCAATTTAAGCATCGCTTCAATTAATGAAAACAAATGAGAAAAagagtaatttaaatatcttacgtttttttttctaaaagatacaaacttcttatttattaaggattattatttatcctaaatattttaacaatgcaagttttgaaaaatgaaatgtcCAATTTTCAAGACTTATCAAATTtagtatttcaaaaataaggGGGAAAGAAATAGggatttctctcttctctgtAGAAATTAAATCCCACTCTCCATATTTCTGTAAGTCGAAGccagataaaaataatataaagtaaGTAGGTCAAATGGACTATTTATATGCTATTGCAGGAAGAAGGGTCAATTTTTTctctaacaaaaaatacttaacagCCACGTGTTCGGTACGTGACATACACTATTAAATTGTTGGTGGAAAAAGTAGatgaagacaaaaaaaaatcctaactGTTTtaagttacgggactaaatatattaatcatttaatatatgggaccaaaaatgaaacatgcctaatttatgaaattgagAATGCTATTTtccctaataaaaaaaaactaaaaagtttAGAAGTTAAAATTGTGCATCTTGATCAAAGGTGCccttcaatatatatataactattaatTTGTGGCACACCTATGTGTGtgcaaattctaatatatattgtttgaaacaaaatacatttaaaaatatttattatttaataagttatatgtaaaataataagttaatacaagaaaatgatacgtaattttgatctcataaattaggaaatatttttatcaaaatcaaattcgactaaacaaaattcattttatctgaattttacactaattataaaaaaaagtatattacacGTGTTATATATTAAACTGAATTTTAcactaattacataaaaaatatattacacctgttatataattaatttagattagattaaacttaatttaggTTGAGATTTTTGGATGGATTAGTTGATTCTTAACGGAAAAGCCGCCAACCAAATTTCATCCAGAAGCCGACAGATGAG includes:
- the LOC105163437 gene encoding CRIB domain-containing protein RIC7: MSTKVKGLFKGLRYISQIFEEDKEQDMQIGLPTDVKHVAHIGWDGPSVDAPSWMKEFKSAPLELNGETREDPDIKWVSEDSRRSIRSTDSPGSDPPEAPKPSRRHHSADGSPGGSPKKKDPSTKSRQPKRNQSTTTEGSTRSARQLQESSQGSDSPSRPDIPKKTRRKKSKEAVNGGGSTRSRSKLNSSASASNGTSDAGPNNEQSDPNPSVNDNEKERRVISEE
- the LOC105163439 gene encoding LOW QUALITY PROTEIN: piriformospora indica-insensitive protein 2 (The sequence of the model RefSeq protein was modified relative to this genomic sequence to represent the inferred CDS: inserted 2 bases in 1 codon), coding for MAGFTHTVALLSLLTTTAFISSFVVSQPPLDAAEQESVYRILESVNSGIPWRSLFPDDLCSSSPHGVVCDYFSDSAASSDGPGTPHVTELSFGYVSDYSPNPPCDSNSTLDPSLLVPLSHLRKLFFYKCFTLTQVLFPDFSXHCDFVENPGLVGSLDGKISNLRSLRRLVLTGSGVSGGISDGFGQLVNLEQLTVSRNKFKGEILMAAFQNLKKLRVLDLSDNGLEGKVPESIGNLSEVLKIDLSYNGLSGRIPEILKGLKSLEFLDLSYNSFGNFGVPLFLAEMPSLRELYLSGNYLGGQIPEIWGNLGGIKGIGLSGVGLVGDIPKSMGLHLRNLCYLGLDNNRLEGVVPEEFEDLEFVSELNLEKNNLSGRLPFSAGFLSKLGGKLKLEGNSDLCIDQALRSAKISGRLGQLKVCRQPDIPQTALFDVNSCPTLHAASLMAIIPIGLLLLCVCLFLAS